The Acidobacteriota bacterium genomic sequence GGCAAAGAACTAAGACCAGAAATAGATGCCTATTTCTCTCGATTCAATAAAAAGTGAGTTGTTCGGAAAATCTCCACCATTCAATCCTCTTCAATGACTAACGACCTTCTTTGCAAGCGGCAAGCGAATCGGGTAGGATGCGTTCGTATCTAAATGTGAACCCGTTTGCCCACGCAAGCGGTACAGATATTCTCTTATGCAAAAAATTGTTGAATGCATTCCGAATTTCAGTGAAGGTCGTCGCTTGGAAGTGATTGATGAAATCGTCGCGGCAATTCAAGCGGTTCAAGGCGCAGTGCTCTTAGACCGCGAATCCGACCCCAATCACAATCGCTCGGTCATCACTTTTGTTGCGCCGCCCGAATCCGTCGTCGATGCGGCAATCGCTGCCGCCAAAAAAGCCGCTGAATTAATTGATTTGAACACCCACACCGGCGAACATCCGCGAATGGGCGCAACCGATGTCATTCCTTTTGTGCCGATTGCCGGGGTCACGATGGAGCATTGCGTGCAACTCGCAAAAGAGTGCGGCAAGCGCCTGTGGGCAGAACTCGGCATTCCGGTTTACCTCTATGAAAAAGCCGCGACCCGACCCGAACGCGAAAATCTGGCGGCGGTTCGCAAAGGTCAGTTTGAAGGCATACGCGATGAAATCGCCATCAAAGAATCGCGCAAACCCGATTACGGCGAACCGCGTGTTCACCCGTCAGCCGGCATCACCGCCGTCGGCGCGCGTCCGCCACTTATCGCTTACAACGTCAATCTCGGAACCAGCAACATCGAAATCGCCAATAAAATCGCCCGCGCTGTGCGTCATCTCTCAGGCGGGTTGCGTTATGTGAAAGCTCTGGGATTTGAACTCTCAGACCGCGCCATCGTGCAGGTTTCGATGAATATGGTCAACTTTGAAGGCACGCCGCTGTTTCGCGTGTTCGAGATGATTCGCCGTGAAGCCGAACGTTACGGCGTGCCGGTCATCGCTTCGGAAATCGTCGGCTTGGTTCCGCAAAAAGCTCTGAATGATTGCAGCGATTTCTATCTGCAACTCGAAAACTTCAGCGAAAACCAGATTCTCGAACACCGTTTGCAAGCGGCGATTGCCGAACAGGTGGTGACGGCGCATAAACGCGAAGCCGCTGAAGAAGCCGAAAATTACCAGAAAGATTTTACTCTCGCCGACACCATCGGCACATTCGCCGAGATGGTTGCCTCAAGCGACCCCGTGCCCGGTGGCGGCAGCGTCGCTGCCCACAGCGGTATGCTCGCCGCGTCGCTTGGTCAAATGGTTTGCAACCTGACGCTCGGCAAAAAGAAATATGCCGATGTCGAAACGCGGGTTGCGGAAATCAAAGATGACCTGATGCGACTCGCCGGTTGGTTGCGCGATTTCATCGTTGAAGATGCAAAAAGTTTCGACGCCGTGATGCAGGCATTTAAATTGCCGAAAGCTACCGATGAAGAAAAAGCGGCGCGCAAGGAGGCGATTGAGGCGGCGACACGCGGAGCCATCGTCGTGCCGATGGAAACCGCTAAAGCCTCGCTCGATGTTTTGCGATTGCTTGGCGAACTGGTGAAAATCGGCAATCAAAATGCGCTTTCCGATGTCGGCGTCGGCGCGCAACTCGCGCTCACTGCCGTCAAAGGCGCGTCGTACAATGTCGGCATCAACCTGTCATCGCTTGCCGATGAACAGGAAGCCAATGCTTTTCGCAACGAAGCCGACGCCATCGTTGACGAAGCGAAAAAACTTGCGGGTGACATTGACAGCTTAATGCAGAAATAAGATGCAGAGTTCGTTTAAAACCATACATCTTGAAATCACGCATCGCGTGGCGCGCATTGTGCTGGCGCAACCGCCGCTCAATGTCTTGACGATTGCGATGATGAAAGAGATTGCTGCGGCGGTTAATCAAATCGGCAACCTGAAAGACGTGTGTGCGATTGCCTTTTCCGCCGCGCCCGGCTCCAAAGCATTTTCCGCAGGCGTTTCCATTGAAGAACATCGCCCGCAACTGGCTTATCAAATGATTGAAGCCTTTCACGCGATTTTTCATGAACTCAATAGCGTGTCGAAACCCGTCGTGGCGCTGGTAACGGGAGCGGCGCTCGGTGGTGGGTGTGAACTTGTGGCTTTTGCAGACATCGTCATTGCCGGACAATCGGCGCGATTCGGACAACCGGAAATCCGCCTCGGGGTTTTCCCGCCCGCTGCCTGCGTGATGTTGCCGCGCATCATCGGCGACAAGAAAGCCGCCGAACTCATCCTCACGGGCGAACTCATTGGCGCGGAAGCGGCGCGTTATTACAGATTGGTCAATCATGTCGTCGCCGATGAAGAGATTGAAAAAAAAGCCGAAGAGATTTTCGATAAACTCCGGCAACATAGTTCGGTCGCTTTGCAGATGACGCGCCGGGTGTTGAATGCGACGCAAAATTTAGGATTTGAAGAAGCGATGAAACAGGCTGAGAGCGTTTATCTGAATGATTTGATGTCTTGCAAAGACCCTGCGGAAGGCATCGAAGCTTATATTGCCAAACGCCAGCCGGAGTGGAAACATAGATGAGAGTCTAGCGGCTCGCTAGACTATTAACCCTATGCCGATACCAACTGAAATAACTAAAAGCAGTCCGCGTGAGATGACCATTCGCTGGGATGACGGATTGGTCTCCGTGTTTACGATTCATTTTCTGCGTTCCGAATGTACCTGTGCCAGATGTGTCAATGAAATCACCGGGCTGCGCATTCTCGACCCGCGCACCATCGCCGAAGATTTAACCATCAAAGATGCGCAACTCGTCGGGCGATACGGGGTGAAATTCGTATTCAGCGACGGGCACGATGATGGCATTTATACCTGGGAACGTTTGCGCGAACTCGATGAACTTCAGAAAAAACGCGCACAGGAATCAACCAGCCAGCAGGAATAAAATCGGATGAATCCATCCTGTTTATCCTGTCCATTCCGGTTAAATTTTTTTGGAGAGAATTTATGAATAAACCTTTGTCTGTGGTTGCCATATTGATTGCAACTTTTCTCTGCTCGCCGCTGTCAACGCTTGCCGCTGATGTGAAGAAAAAAGAAGAAGCCGTGGCGGCGATTGAACGCCAGAAAGCCGACCTCATGAAAATGAGCGACCAGATTTGGGCTTTTGCCGAAACCGCTTTGAAAGAATATAAATCCGCCAAACTGCTTGCCGATTACGCCGAGCGTCAGGGCTTTAAAGTCACACGCAATGTCGCGGGAATGCCGACCGCTTTTACTGCCGAATATGGGCAAGGTCGCCCGATTATCGGCGTGCTCGGTGAATTTGATGCCTTGCCCGGTATCTCACAAAAAGCTTCGCCTAACAAAGAAGCCTTAAACGTCGGCGCGCCCGGTCACGGTTGCGGGCACAATCTGTTTGGCGCGGCGAGCCTCGGCGCGGCGACCGCGATTAAAGAGTTGATTGCCGCAGGTAAACTCAAAGGCACGATTCGCTTTTACGGAACGCCCGCCGAAGAATCCATAGGCGGCAAATTGTATATGGCGCGCGAAAAACTGTTCAACGATTTGGACGTTTGTCTGGCGTGGCATCCGGCTGATGAAACCGAAGCCGATGTCAGCAGTTCACAGGCGATGGTTGATTTCATTGTCGAATTCAAAGGCAAAGCCGCGCATGCCGCTTCTGACCCCTGGAATGGACGAAGCGCGGTTGATGCGTTGGAACTGTTTACCCACGGACTCAATATGATGCGCGAACATGTCAAACCCACGGTGCGCATGCATTATACGATTTTAAAAGGCGGCGATGTGCCAAACGTTGTGCCCGAATATTCCAAACTCTGGTGCTGGGTGCGCGATTCCAAACGTGTGGGTGTGGAAGACGTGATGCAACGAGTGCGCAAGATTGTCGAAGGCGCGGCGTTGATGGCTGACGTTGAAGGCAAACTCACCATTCAAAGCGGCGATTATGAAATGCTCGTGAATCTTGCGGGCGCAAAAATTTTGCAGGCAAATATGGATTGGCTCGGCGCAATCAAGTACACCGAAGAGGAGCAGGAATTCGCGCGTCAGATTCAGCGCACCACCAATGTCGAGCCGGTTGGACTGAGGGGTGAAATCAAACCCCTGCAATCGCCGCCAAGCGACCCGCAAGGCGGTTCCACAGATGTGGCGGATGTCAGTTGGATTATCCCGACTTTGCATTTTTCCGCGACTACGGCTCCTTATCGCGCGCCCTGGCACGCCTGGCCCGTAGTGGCTTGTGGGGGCATGTCCATCGGGCACAAAGGAATGGTTTTCGCTGCTAAAAATTTAGCAGCGACGATGGTCGATTTATTTGAAGATGCAGACAAACGCGAAGCCATTCAAGCCGAATTCAAAGAACGCACCCGTGGGCAGGTTTATAAAGGTTATATCCCGGATGGCCCGCCGCCGGTGCCGAAATCCGAAAATTAAAGCAAGCGAGTGTTTTGGCATCATCAAAGTTAAGGCGTTAGAAAAATGATTTCTCGCAAAGTTGCATAATGCAAAGCGCGCAAAACTATCCTGCGTCTGCCAAACCTTGAAGCGAGGGTTTGGCGTCTTTTGCGCCGCTTAGCGACTTTGCGAGAAAGAGGTTTTATGCGTGAAGCAGAGTTGGGCGGGGAAGGTTAATTAACGTTCATTTGAAATTTTATCGGGGAAAAGAAAAACCTGTTTTGCCAAATCCGATTTCAAAGTCGTTTCGCGATAAAAGCGTTTGAGAATATTATCCTGCCAGTCGAGTAAATCCCGGTTGTGTTCGGCAAAAGCTTGCCAGGTTGTTTCGCCGCCACGCGCGCGGCGTTCCTGAATTAAAAAGATATAGGCGAAGGTGATGGTTTCGTGATAGAGGGTGGCTTTGCCGAGCGACGCGGCATAGCGTTTCAAGCCTTGGGAAAATCTGGCGACGGCAGCAAGCGTGTCGTACTTTTGCAAATAGAGCCATGCCAGACGCACATGGTTTTGATGGTGGAAATGATCGGGTGACAGCGTGCAGTCTTCAAACTGGCGAATGAATTCGTTGTCGTTCATAAACGCTCCTTTTTGAATTGATGAATTTGCACAAAAGAAAACCGCCCGCGAACTCAAGTTCGCGGGCGGTTGTTTTGTGATGCCCTAACCATAACAGGCTGGCGCAAAATTGGCAATCGTCGAACGTCGAGGGGGCGTATGGAGCTTGAAATTTTACAATCAATTTACCGGAAATGGCGCGAACATTTGAGCGACGACTAGACAGAGGTAAATTGCGCAAGTTATATTCAGTTTTCAGAATGATGAACTCCAGGGTTTTAGTTCTGAATGCGTCCTTCGAGCCAATCAATGTCTGCACGGCTCGCCGCGCTGTCGTGTTAATTTTAAAAGGCGCGGCGCACGTCGAAGAACATTCCACCAGATGGTTGCACTCCTCGCGATTTTCAATGCCGGTGCCATCGGTTATTCGCTTGATCGAATACATTCACATTCCTTTTGAACGCAAGAGCCTGTCGCGGAAAAATATTTTGATGCGCGATAACAACATCTGCCAGTATTGCGGGCGAGCTTTCCCGCCACAGGAACTGACGCTCGACCATGTGGTGCCGCGTTCACGAAACGGCGATTCCAGCTGGGATAATCTGGTGGCATGTTGTCGTTCGTGCAACAATCGCAAAGGCAATCTCTCGCCCGAAGCCGCCGGGATGCGATTACTCAAAAAACCGCAAGCCTATAACCTGCATGTCAATCGCCAAATCATTCGCTATCTGGGGCGCACCGACGATACCTGGCGCAAATACCTCTTCTATTAATTGCGGATTGCGAAATGCGGATTGCGAATTTCTGCGCGGCAAGATTCTCATCCGGTAAGTTGATATGGGCATTCAAATTGTAAATTGAATCAGGTTTGTCGTGGTCAGCGCGGTGCGGGTGTGCGTCGTGCTCAGATTTAAATCGTAAATTGAATCAGGTTTGTCGAAGACGCGGAGTTATCGAAAACCGACTTCTGCATTCAATCCGCAATCCGCATTTCGCAATCCGCAATGAGTTCGCTTGACTGTCTGCCGTGAAACCTTCATCATAGCTGCGTTCAACAACAAGCGCTCAAAGACCGAGAACGACCGCACAGCGAGGAGGCTGCAAATCCCTAAGCCGTAAACTTGACCCTGATGAACCCACTGATACAAGCAGTCTTTGAAGTTCAAGAAGCAACTCTGATGGCCGGGCGGGCGCTACGCGCGCCGTTTTCCAAGCCGCAATATTTTCGCGAAATCATTACGCAAATGGACCTCATCGGCGTTGGGTCGCTGATGATTATCGTGCTCACGGGCGCGTTTACCGGTTCGATTCTCGCGCTGCAAACTTCCAATACCCTGAAAACCTTTGGCGCGACCGGCGTCACCGGAACCTTGGTGATGACTTCACTGGTGCGCGAAATGGGGCCAGTGCTGGCGTCATTGATGCTCGCCGGGCGCGTCGGTTCGGCAATCGCCGCAGAACTCGGTTCAATGGTGGTCTCCGAACAGGTTGATGCGATGCGCGCCCTGGGAACCGACCCGGTAAAAAAACTGGTGTGGCCGCGGTTGCTGGCTTTATTGATTATGACACCGGCGCTCACCCTCGTCGCTGACATTGTCGGAGCCATCGGCGGATGGGTGGTGGCAACGACGTTGATGAATGTCGCAAGCTCGGTTTATATCAGTTCCGCAAAAGACGCCTTGACCTATAGCGACATTGTTGGCGGCGTGTTCAAACCGTTTGTCTTTGGCTTCATCATTGCGATTGTCAGTTGCCGCGCGGGACTTCGCACATACGGCGGCACGGTGGGTGTCGGGCGCTCAACCACACAGGCAGTGGTGTTATCGGATATTTTAATTCTGGCTTCGGACTTTTTCTTGGGGAAATTGATACTGGCGTTCAGTCAGTAGTTAGGAAACAGGGTTTAGGTTAAGCGCCAGATTACTGAATTGCCTGCATCCTGAATCCTGAATCCTGAATCCTGAACTTATGTCGAAAAATATCAACAGAGCAATCGAGTTTCAAAACGTTACGATGGCTTACGATGACCGGAAGATTCTCGATGATGTCAGCTTTTTCATCAATCCGGGCGAAACCAAAATCGTGATGGGCGGGTCGGGCACCGGCAAATCAACGATTTTAAAACTGGTGCTCGGACTCATTAGACCGCAATCGGGGCGCGTGCTGGTCGATGGCGTTGATGTGACCGATTTATCGGAGCGCGAGATTACCGACGTTCGCCAAAGCATCGGCATGGTCTTTCAGGAAGGCGCGCTCTTTGATTCGCTTTCGGTTTATGAAAATGTCGGCTATCGCCTGTTTGAAAAAGGCGTAAGCGAACAGGAAATCGAAGACAATGTTCGCCGTATGTTGCGTTTCGTGAATCTCGAACATAGCATAGACATGATGCCTGCGGAACTTTCGGGCGGTATGCGGCGTCGCGTTGGCATTGCGCGAGCCTTAGTGGGTTCGCCGAAATTGATTCTCTTTGATGAACCGACCGCCGGGCTTGACCCGATTACCGCGCGTGCCATTTTGGAACTGGCAATTAAATTGCGCGATTTGGAAGGCGTCAGTTCGATTTTTGTGACGCACAGGATTGATGACATCAAAATGCTTTCTTCAAATTACGCAACCATCGATGAACGCGGCGAAGTGGCATTCAGAGGCGAAGGCGGCAATTTGAATTTAATCAACACACGGTTCCTGATGCTCAAAGACGGAAAAATCATTTTTAACGGGACGGATGAACAACTCTGGAAATCCAAAGACCCTTATATTCAGGATTTTTTGCGGGAATCGTAATCGGTAGCCGGTAATCGGCAGTCGGTAGTCGGTTAAATCCAATCAGCTACCGACCACCGGCTACCGGCTACTGACTACCGGAGGGAATTATGCCAAGAGCCAAAACCACAATATCGCAACTGAGAGTCGGATTGCTGGCGCTTGCGACCATTGCCATTCTCATTATCTTCATTCTTTCAGTGACCGGAGACATCGGCCTGTTCAAAAAGACGGTTCGGATGACCACGCGGCTCAATGCCGCAGAAGGATTGAAAGCCGGTGATGAAGTGCGCATTGCCGGAAGATTAGTTGGCAAGGTCGAAGATGTCGGATTCACCGGCGTGCCCGCGACCACCAATGACAAACCCATCCTGGTGACCATGCGTCTGGACGAAAAAGAGATTGCCGGGTTGATTCGCGAAGACTCAAAAGCGGTGCTTGCGCAACAGGGTTTTCTGGGTGATCGCGTCATCGACATTATGCCCGGCACTTCCGCGCGCGCGCCGCTTGGCGATGGCGGAGAAATTCCGAGCGCCGACCAACCGGGACTCGCGCAAGTGTTCGCAGGAGCGAATGACATCCTGGTGCAATTCAACACCGTCGGTAAACAACTTCAGGAATTGATGGACAGCATCAATCAAGGGCAGGGGACGGTCGGCAAATTTCTTCACGATGATACGGTTTATGTGAACGTCAATCGCACCGTCCTCGAAGCGCAAGCCTTGATGAAACGCATTCAGGAGGGCAATGGCACGCTTGGCAAATTAATCAATGACCCGGCGGTTTATGATGATGTGCGGGCAATGATGGGCGAAGCCAAAGAGGTAACCGCGCAAATCAAAACCATGACCGCCGAATTACAGGCTGGCAAAGGTACGGTCGGGAAACTCTTGAAAGATGAGCAGGCGTATAACCGTTTGAATGAAACCCTGGAAAAAGCCAACAATGCGATTGCCAAACTCGACCGCATCGCCGGTGACATCGAAGCCGGCAAAGGCACGGTCGGCAAATTGATGAAGGACGAAAAACTGCACGACGATTTGCAGGCATCCTTGGCTTCCATGCGTAACATCGCCGACCGTCTGGATAAGGGCGAAGGCACGGCTGGTAAACTGCTGCACGACGACAGGCTTTATAACAACATCAACGACCTGTCTACGGAGATGGTCAAGATGCTTTACGATTTTCGCCAGAGTCCGAAAAAATATCTGAGCGTCAAGGTCAGTCTGTTTTGAGGTGAATTTCTAAGAGTGATTTTTTAACCGCTGAATGCGGTTGATGGGGCAACTGAGTGTGGTTGAGTGGCGGTCAATGACCGCCATTTTTATTGGAATATTTGATTATTTAATCTCGACGAACAGTTTATAAGAAGCATTGCCGCGAGTGCCACCAACGACTATCGTGTATCCCCCCGATGACGGTAATTTGCCAGTCCAATTGGTTGCATCATCGCCTTCATCCGCGCCAGGCAGCGCGCCTTCGCTGTTGGGTTGGTAAATTTGAAAGACGGCATTCTTTTCAAGCGAGGTGATGCGCACCGTCATGCGTTGTCCGGCTTGCGCTTCAAGCGTGTAGCTATCCTGCTCGCCGCGTATCACCGCGCCTTTTATGGTTGCAGATGATGCGCCGCGCGCAAAGCGTATGGTTTTTCTGACGCCTTCTGCCGCAACCGTTGTTGTAAACAGCAAAAGCACCAATAAAATCATTAAATTTTTTCTCATAGTTTTCTCCACATACAAATTGAATCTGTTTAAAACCCGACGCACCATATTGCCACTTCCGTCGAAGCTTGCGCTACCTTTAATGACCGCTGATGAATCGCCCATCGGGTTAAGTTGGGTGAATGCCTGGTGGCATCGCTTGCTTGCAAAATGCCACCAGGCATTTGTAAAAAATTGCCCGGCAGTAAACTTGCCAATTGCGCTTAAAGGTTATAGGCTCATCTCTCACCCGGCACGATAGATTCCTTTCAACCAGTGGATGACCTTTCTTTTTTGGAGGTAAATGTGAATAACAAAAAACCCCTTGCAGTAATCCTTTGGCTTCTACTTTTACTCAACCTTGCGCTGTCGCAATCTGCGCAACCTGCGCCGCAACCGACAACCACGCAAAAAGCTCCGGCGACCGCCAAAGCGCCGCGTCCCATCGAGGTCGCAGACGTTGCCGCGTGGAAACGCATTCAGCAACCCACGGTTTCCAATGACGGCGCATGGTTTGCCTATCGTCTGGCACCCAACGAAGGCGATAGCGAAGTCATTGTCAGAAGACTTGCGGACAATAAAGAATGGAAATTCCCGGCGGGCGAAACCTCATTCTTTGCGCCGCTGGCGTTTTCCGATGATTCAAAATGGTTTGCCTTTTCCACCTCGCCTACCGCAAAAGAAAGCAAAAAGTTGAGAAAAGACCGCAAGCCGATTACTACTAAAGCGGTGCTGGTTGAACTCGGAACCGAGAAAAAAATCGAGTTTGAGAAAATCAAACGCTTCGCCTTTTCGGGCGAGCAAGCTATCTGGGTTGCCCTGCATCGCAATGGCGCGGACGCTCCGGCAATGCCACCGACGCCCGCAGGCGCAACGCCACCCGATAGACCGACGGGTTCGGATTTGATTCTTTATGAACTCGCAAGCGGCAATCAACTCAACGTCGGCAATGTCGCGGACTTTGCTTTCAATAAACGGGGTGACTGGTTGGCTTTTACCATTGATGCGACCGACAAAGTCGGAAACGGCGTGCAGATTCGCAATATGGCAACCGGCGCAATTCAGCCACTCGAAAGCGGCAAAGCGATTTATCGAAGTTTGAACTGGACGGAAAAAGGCGATGCCTTTGCCGTGCTCAAAGGCGAAGAGGATAAAAAATTTGAAGACAAACTCTACAGCGTCGTTGGCTTTAAAAATTTTGCAACTTCGCCGGCGCAAAAAATAACTTTCAATCCGCAAGATGATAAAAGTTTTCCCGCTGGCATGAGCGTCAGCCCGAATCGCGCGCCGGTGTGGAGCGAGGATTTGAGCACACTGATTTTCGGCATTGCCAATGTCAAAAAGAAAGAAGGCGCAGATAAACCCGAACCCAAAGAGGGCGAAGAAAAACCTGACCCGCGCGCCGCAATGATGGCGGCGATGAAAAAAGATGACGAACCCGATAAACCCGACATGGTCATCTGGCATTGGAAAGACAAACGCCTGCAATCGCAACAACAGGTGCAGGAGAGTTTCGACAAAAATTTCAGCTACACTTCAATCTATCGCGTGGAGGAAAAGAAATTCATTCGTCTCGCCGATGATGCGGTTCGCCAGGTGAGCGTCGCGCCGAAACAGAACTGGGCAATCGGCACGGATAACAGCGAATATGAATGGATGAGCAACCTGGATGGTCGCCGTTTCCAGGATGTTTACGCGATTGATATGAAAACCGGGGCGCGAAAACTTGCGATTAAAAAGACCTCGAACTTTTTCGGCGCATCGCCAGACGGGACAAAATTTCTTTATTACGATGACGGCAACTATTTCACTTACGATATGACCACAGGTCAATCGATGAACATCACCAAAGGGGTTGCCACCAATTTCTATAATGATGAAGACGACCACAACCTCGTCAAGCCGCCGCGTTTTCCGATGGGCTGGACGAAAGATGGTGTGTCCATATTGCTATCGGATGGTTGGGACATCTGGAACGTTTCGGCGCGTGGCGGACAGGCGACCAACCTGACAGTTAATGGCAAGAAAGAGCAGATTCGCTATCGCAATCGTTTCCGCTTAGACCTCGACGAAAAAGGCATTGACCTCGCAAAACCGATGTACGTCGGAGCCTACGGCGAATGGACGAAGAAAGCCGGTATCGCCCGCATTGAAAACGGCAAACCGGGCGCGAAAACGTTGCTCTGGGATGACGCGGGATTCGGCTCAATAATGAAAGCCAAAAATGCCGAGAAATATTTTTACACGCGGGATACTTTCGACACCTACCCGGATGTCTATCTTGCCGACGCGATGCTTGCCAACGGGCAACGCCTGACCGATGCCAATCCACAACAGAAAAATTACCAGTGGTCGAGCGGCAGCAAATTGATTGAATACACCAGCGCCAAAGGCGATAAATTGCAGGGCGCGCTTTTCCTGCCTGCCAATTACGAACCCGGCAAAAGCTATCCGACCATCGTGTACATTTACGAAAAGCTATCGCAGGGGTTGAACAACTACACCTCGCCATCGGTTGGTGGCTTCAATAAATCTTTGTACACCAGTCAGGGGTACGCGGTGTTGATGCCCGATATTGTTTACAAAGTGAACGACCCCGGAATGTCCGCTGTGTGGTGCGTGCTTCCGGCGCTCGATGCGGCAATCAAGACCGGCGTGGTCGATAAAGACCGCGTGGCGATTCACGGGCATTCGTGGGGTGGCTACCAAACGGCGTTTTTGATTACCCAGACCAAAGCTTTCAAAGCCGCCATAGCCGGTGCGCCGCTCACGGATATGATCAGCATGTACAGTTTGATTTACTGGAACTCAGGTTCTGCAAATCAGCCGATTTTCGAGAGCAGTCAAGGCCGGTTTACGGGCGGTTACTGGGAAGTGCCCGAAGCCTATCAACGCAACTCGCCGGTTTACTTTGCCAGGAACGTTGTGACGCCGCTCATGATTTTACACAACGATAAAGACGGCGCGGTCGATTGGACACAGGGCATCGAATATTTCAACACCCTCAGACGGTTGAATAAACCTGTGGTGATGTTGCAATACAAAGGTGAAAATCACGGACTGGCGAAACTCGAAAATCGCAAAGATTATTCGGTGCGCATGCTGGAATTTTTTGACCATCATTTGAAAGGCAAACCCGCGCCGCCGTGGTTACAGGACGGGGTGCCGCATTTGAAGATCAAAGAGCACCTTGAGGAGCGCGTTAAAGAAGCCAAAGACAAACCGGAGTTTGATAATTAACGCAATTCGTGATTGCTTTGGAGTGCGGTGACCAGTCGCCGCACTCCAAATGAAGTTTCTGCTTTTTTAGCGCACAGGTTTGCGTTGCGCCTGTTGGTTGGTTCGATAATTTAAGCCTGTTCGGGCACCCAACCGAGACCGCCGCAATAACAAATCATCTGTTGGTTTTCCAGGCTTTGCGGTTCAATGCCTTTTTCGGTGCAGAACGGACAATCCCTGGCGTCCGAGGGGCGCGCGGGAACCAGCGGTTTGATTTCCGGGTAAGTGAGACTGCCTTGAAACAACGCGACATTAATCATTCGCACATCGCGTTCTTCGGCAAGTTGCGGACTATCGCCTTCGTGTGAAAAGACCACCACCTCACCTGTG encodes the following:
- a CDS encoding prolyl oligopeptidase family serine peptidase; the encoded protein is MNNKKPLAVILWLLLLLNLALSQSAQPAPQPTTTQKAPATAKAPRPIEVADVAAWKRIQQPTVSNDGAWFAYRLAPNEGDSEVIVRRLADNKEWKFPAGETSFFAPLAFSDDSKWFAFSTSPTAKESKKLRKDRKPITTKAVLVELGTEKKIEFEKIKRFAFSGEQAIWVALHRNGADAPAMPPTPAGATPPDRPTGSDLILYELASGNQLNVGNVADFAFNKRGDWLAFTIDATDKVGNGVQIRNMATGAIQPLESGKAIYRSLNWTEKGDAFAVLKGEEDKKFEDKLYSVVGFKNFATSPAQKITFNPQDDKSFPAGMSVSPNRAPVWSEDLSTLIFGIANVKKKEGADKPEPKEGEEKPDPRAAMMAAMKKDDEPDKPDMVIWHWKDKRLQSQQQVQESFDKNFSYTSIYRVEEKKFIRLADDAVRQVSVAPKQNWAIGTDNSEYEWMSNLDGRRFQDVYAIDMKTGARKLAIKKTSNFFGASPDGTKFLYYDDGNYFTYDMTTGQSMNITKGVATNFYNDEDDHNLVKPPRFPMGWTKDGVSILLSDGWDIWNVSARGGQATNLTVNGKKEQIRYRNRFRLDLDEKGIDLAKPMYVGAYGEWTKKAGIARIENGKPGAKTLLWDDAGFGSIMKAKNAEKYFYTRDTFDTYPDVYLADAMLANGQRLTDANPQQKNYQWSSGSKLIEYTSAKGDKLQGALFLPANYEPGKSYPTIVYIYEKLSQGLNNYTSPSVGGFNKSLYTSQGYAVLMPDIVYKVNDPGMSAVWCVLPALDAAIKTGVVDKDRVAIHGHSWGGYQTAFLITQTKAFKAAIAGAPLTDMISMYSLIYWNSGSANQPIFESSQGRFTGGYWEVPEAYQRNSPVYFARNVVTPLMILHNDKDGAVDWTQGIEYFNTLRRLNKPVVMLQYKGENHGLAKLENRKDYSVRMLEFFDHHLKGKPAPPWLQDGVPHLKIKEHLEERVKEAKDKPEFDN